A genomic region of Lytechinus pictus isolate F3 Inbred chromosome 2, Lp3.0, whole genome shotgun sequence contains the following coding sequences:
- the LOC135153207 gene encoding uncharacterized protein LOC135153207, which produces MTEKCDTEAHDGAGSAVTAIGLKFPPYWPGDPGLWFAQVEAQFLTRSITRQDTKFAHVISSLQSEVAQEVMDFIIDPPAQDRYDKLRQRTGVSEQKRIHQLLTAEELGDRKPTQLLRRMKQLLGDSTLEDSILKQLFLQRLPNNVRIILASSSDAVPIEQLAELADKILEVAVPSHHVSAVLPTLLLCLLLLPVLFRLHMLLLRWRGYPSKCRS; this is translated from the coding sequence atgacCGAGAAGTGCGACACGGAGGCGCACGACGGCGCCGGGTCGGCCGTCACCGCGATAGGCCTGAAGTTCCCGCCATACTGGCCGGGCGATCCGGGGCTTTGGTTCGCCCAAGTTGAGGCTCAGTTTCTTACTCGCAGTATCACGAGACAAGATACAAAGTTTGCTCATGTGATCAGCTCTTTACAATCTGAGGTGGCGCAGGAAGTCATGGATTTTATCATCGATCCTCCCGCACAGGACAGGTACGACAAGCTACGACAACGAACTGGTGTGTCGGAGCAAAAGCGCATCCACCAGCTCCTAACCGCCGAAGAACTAGGCGACAGGAAGCCTACACAACTCCTACGTCGCATGAAGCAGCTCCTTGGTGATTCAACGCTCGAGGATAGTATTCTGAAGCAGCTCTTTCTTCAGCGTCTACCCAACAATGTCAGGATAATTCTTGCATCTTCCTCGGATGCGGTCCCGATCGAGCAACTGGCTGAGTTGGCCGACAAGATCTTGGAGGTAGCTGTTCCTTCTCATCATGTCTCTGCTGTCCTGCCTACACTCCTACTCTGTCTGCTTCTACTTCCAGTCCTATTTCGACTCCACATGTTGCTTCTGAGGTGGAGAGGCTATCCAAGCAAGTGTCGCAGCTAA